Proteins encoded in a region of the bacterium (Candidatus Blackallbacteria) CG13_big_fil_rev_8_21_14_2_50_49_14 genome:
- a CDS encoding tRNA (adenosine(37)-N6)-threonylcarbamoyltransferase complex ATPase subunit type 1 TsaE, which yields MEHLLQKHLVLHCAGYFSSSKQTQLCKIKTKPQMPVLNLTLASAQETQNLGALLAQFKSELPSVWLLQGDLGSGKTTFSQGLAKGLGIKEHLTSPTFSLVNEYHFANGQTLFHFDLYRLGSLEELYEIGIEDYLRDPQAFSLIEWPEHFLEAFPPPYLHLFFHHAEQGRQAEIHLPEAYAMLEIPLRKALKTLHVTIF from the coding sequence TTGGAGCACTTGCTTCAAAAACATCTGGTTCTGCACTGTGCAGGGTACTTTTCAAGCTCAAAGCAAACACAACTCTGTAAAATTAAAACGAAACCTCAAATGCCTGTTTTAAATCTCACCCTTGCTTCAGCCCAGGAGACCCAAAACTTGGGGGCTCTCTTGGCTCAATTTAAGTCTGAATTGCCTTCGGTCTGGCTTTTACAAGGGGATTTAGGCAGTGGCAAAACAACCTTCAGTCAGGGCTTGGCCAAAGGTTTAGGAATCAAAGAACACCTCACCAGCCCAACCTTCAGTCTGGTAAATGAATACCACTTTGCCAACGGTCAAACCCTGTTTCATTTTGATTTATACCGCTTGGGCTCCCTTGAAGAACTTTATGAAATCGGCATTGAAGACTATCTTAGAGACCCCCAGGCCTTTTCTTTGATTGAATGGCCTGAGCATTTTCTGGAGGCATTTCCTCCTCCTTATTTACACCTCTTTTTTCATCACGCAGAGCAAGGCCGTCAAGCTGAGATTCATTTACCAGAGGCCTATGCTATGCTGGAAATACCTCTTAGGAAGGCATTGAAAACACTGCATGTCACCATCTTCTGA